In one Oryza glaberrima chromosome 2, OglaRS2, whole genome shotgun sequence genomic region, the following are encoded:
- the LOC127763147 gene encoding alpha-1,3-mannosyl-glycoprotein 2-beta-N-acetylglucosaminyltransferase isoform X2 — protein sequence MKIRQDEERVHLKILIQDLEKRSVQTLVNNNVAPVAAVVVMACNRPDYLQRTVESILKYQTSVASKFPLFISQDGINGEVKKKALSYNEITYMQHLDLEPVRTERPGELIAYYKIAKHYKWALDELFIKHNFARVIILEDDMEIAPDFFDYFEAAAKLLDNDKTIMAVSSWNDNGQKQFVYDPKALYRSDFFPGLGWMLTKPTWIELSPKWPKAYWDDWVRLKEVHRDRQFIRPEVCRTYNFGEHGSSMGQFFRQYLEPIKLNDAHIKWNSEDLSYLKEDKFLIQFGKDVASATPLHGSDAALKAHNMDADVRIQYNDQEDFERIARQFGIFEEWKDGIPRTAYKGVVVFRYKSSRRRIYLVGPDSLSQLRV from the exons GCCAAGACGAAGAACGTGTACACCTCAAGATTTTAATCCAAGATCTCGAAA AAAGGAGCGTGCAGACCTTAGTAAACAACAATGTG GCTCctgttgctgctgttgttgtaATGGCTTGCAATCGACCAGACTATTTGCAAAGGACAGTTGAATCTATCCTGAA GTATCAGACATCAGTGGCTTCAAAGTTTCCACTATTTATATCTCAG GATGGAATAAATGGAGAAGTGAAGAAAAAAGCTTTGAGTTATAATGAAATAACATATATGCAG CATTTAGATCTTGAACCTGTGCGCACTGAAAGGCCAGGAGAGTTGATAGCATATTACAAGATAGCCA AACATTACAAATGGGCCTTGGATGAGCTATTCATCAAACACAACTTTGCGCGAGTTATAATTCTGGAAG ATGATATGGAGATCGCCCCTGATTTTTTTGACTACTTCGAGGCTGCAGCTAAATTACTTGATAACGATAA GACAATCATGGCCGTTTCTTCCTGGAATGACAATGGACAAAAGCAATTTGTTTACGACCCAA AAGCTCTTTACCGGTCGGATTTCTTTCCTGGACTTGGATGGATGTTAACAAAGCCTACATGGATTGAGCTGTCACCTAAGTGGCCCAAAGC TTATTGGGATGACTGGGTGAGGCTAAAAGAGGTACACAGAGACCGGCAATTTATTCGCCCGGAAGTCTGCAGAACATACAATTTTGGCGAACAT GGGTCAAGCATGGGGCAATTCTTCAGACAGTACTTGGAACCAATCAAGCTAAATGATGCCCAT ATCAAGTGGAATTCTGAGGACCTGAGCTACCTCAAGGAG GACAAGTTCCTGATCCAATTTGGGAAAGACGTCGCTAGTGCCACCCCTCTCCATGGATCTGATGCCGCGTTGAAAGCCCACAATATGGATGCGGATGTAAGGATCCAGTATAACGATCAGGAAGACTTTGAGCGGATAGCTCGTCAATTTGGAATATTTGAAGAATGGAAG GATGGCATTCCAAGAACAGCTTATAAAGGAGTAGTAGTCTTCCGGTACAAGAGTAGTCGAAGACGAATATACCTCGTTGGTCCGGATTCCCTCAGTCAGCTTAGGGTATAG